From Arcticibacter tournemirensis, one genomic window encodes:
- a CDS encoding SusD/RagB family nutrient-binding outer membrane lipoprotein yields the protein MKTKLKYSVLVLSVIALVLTSCKKFGDTNIDPSRSSNLDPALQLTNVQLRFSGDLEVNEKLGLVFTMPLVQQIGGIWLNRNGQFYIYDRNYLSSLWSNTYNNDVVNIVDAVTRTNGKPDKTNLNAICRIMKVYEFARLTDVYGDIPYSQAGKAFSDGIVRPVFDKQEDIYNDFFKELKEAAAQLDASKDAVSGDLFYNGNVESWKKFANSLRLRYAMRLVKVNPEKARTEAVAAYQSGVFASNSEICKLVHQDVQNTYTDVRGNAISAAFCQSEVIPRVQSTFIEQLRSTNDPRLPRLIRYYKDIINRPFDRLDITDQVKAQIGYYGVPSNQYIWDGWLDAITINVPGAGNIQAVNNDQKAQLANFMIRNNAPFLHLTYAEVELLLAEATVRWGANYGGTAAQHYAKGVEAAMGQLSLFPGGPVISQTEIDAFIQGNGLVPGREIELINRQLWIALLLNGPEAYANWRRTGFPALTPATTAESSIPTIPRRFEYPIFELEQNAENAAVAVAALGAGGNTWTNRVWWDKQ from the coding sequence ATGAAAACGAAATTAAAATATTCAGTACTCGTACTATCGGTTATTGCACTTGTACTAACATCATGCAAAAAATTCGGGGATACCAATATCGATCCATCGAGGTCAAGTAATCTCGACCCAGCCCTGCAGCTTACGAATGTTCAGCTGCGCTTTTCGGGCGACCTGGAAGTGAATGAAAAACTCGGACTTGTATTTACGATGCCTTTAGTGCAACAGATCGGGGGGATATGGCTGAACAGGAACGGGCAGTTTTACATTTACGACCGGAATTATCTTTCGTCATTGTGGAGTAACACCTATAACAATGACGTAGTTAATATTGTGGATGCAGTAACGCGCACCAACGGCAAGCCTGATAAAACGAATCTCAATGCCATCTGCCGCATTATGAAGGTGTACGAGTTTGCGCGTTTAACCGACGTGTATGGAGATATTCCTTACAGCCAGGCAGGAAAGGCTTTCTCTGACGGGATAGTAAGGCCGGTTTTTGACAAGCAGGAGGATATCTATAATGACTTCTTTAAAGAGCTGAAGGAAGCTGCTGCGCAACTGGATGCTTCTAAAGATGCCGTCAGCGGAGATCTGTTCTACAATGGAAATGTGGAATCATGGAAAAAGTTTGCCAACTCATTGCGGCTCAGGTATGCAATGCGACTTGTAAAGGTCAATCCTGAGAAAGCGAGGACGGAAGCCGTCGCGGCATATCAATCGGGCGTCTTTGCCAGTAATTCGGAGATATGCAAACTTGTACACCAGGATGTGCAGAACACGTATACAGATGTAAGAGGCAACGCAATTTCGGCAGCTTTTTGTCAATCTGAAGTTATTCCGCGGGTACAAAGCACCTTTATAGAGCAATTGAGAAGCACTAACGATCCGAGATTACCACGCCTGATCAGATATTACAAAGATATTATCAACCGGCCATTTGATCGTCTGGATATTACAGATCAGGTAAAGGCCCAGATAGGTTATTATGGAGTTCCTTCCAATCAATACATCTGGGATGGATGGCTGGATGCCATTACAATCAACGTTCCGGGAGCGGGCAATATTCAGGCTGTTAATAACGATCAGAAAGCGCAGCTCGCAAACTTCATGATCCGCAATAATGCCCCGTTTTTACATCTTACTTATGCAGAAGTTGAGCTTTTGCTTGCCGAAGCGACTGTAAGATGGGGTGCGAATTATGGCGGCACAGCGGCTCAGCATTATGCAAAAGGCGTTGAAGCTGCCATGGGGCAGTTGAGTCTTTTTCCAGGCGGGCCTGTTATCAGTCAGACTGAAATAGATGCATTTATACAAGGGAACGGTCTTGTGCCAGGAAGAGAGATTGAATTGATTAACAGGCAGCTTTGGATAGCTCTGCTTTTGAACGGTCCGGAAGCCTACGCCAACTGGAGAAGGACGGGCTTTCCGGCGCTTACCCCGGCAACAACTGCAGAGTCTTCAATCCCGACAATTCCACGGCGTTTTGAGTACCCTATTTTCGAGCTTGAGCAGAATGCGGAAAATGCAGCAGTTGCAGTAGCGGCTCTTGGTGCAGGCGGAAATACCTGGACCAACAGGGTTTGGTGGGATAAACAATAA
- a CDS encoding glycosyl hydrolase family 18 protein, which produces MKKITYFILSLFIFGVGCKEDEDTDGGSFHPRIFDGALVFQSPSRIIQQGQPAVYNGLSFSPKPLEKTKISWKVNGEEVSTDTSFTFNPSGGGEFEIRLEATYNGQTATRISKVLVSPATYTRKSAPYVVMSYLSENGTAAGVTWNNISYLAFNGARVLPDGTVDFSKGNQNQNVDELVARGHINGVPVLLGITGRLSGIDGWSLYNSTDFGTVISDPVKRAALVRLIDDYVTNRKLDGVDVMMTDLSNDDYSISAKSAQSVGPFLTALKSALPAGSIVTMTATTNYMHWEYTDLSAADWINVHAFENGATVGPGAPVGQPSPFSYMVDAVGIWRNKGIPANKIVAGIPAFGLRYNQLDANGNNASWGSYDYMTFAAIVAADAQAPQKEYAAGIAKGVYYNGIPLVNQKANYIKNNGFKGVYVWAGDYDATGENSLIGAISKVLK; this is translated from the coding sequence ATGAAAAAGATTACATACTTTATACTCTCCCTCTTCATATTTGGCGTGGGATGTAAAGAAGATGAAGATACCGACGGGGGCTCATTTCACCCGCGCATATTTGATGGCGCCCTGGTTTTTCAGTCGCCATCCCGGATCATACAACAAGGACAGCCAGCAGTATATAATGGCCTCAGTTTTTCTCCTAAGCCTCTGGAGAAGACGAAGATCAGCTGGAAGGTAAATGGTGAAGAAGTATCAACCGATACCTCTTTCACATTCAATCCCTCCGGGGGGGGCGAATTTGAAATCAGATTGGAAGCTACCTATAACGGTCAAACAGCCACTCGCATTTCTAAGGTACTGGTTAGTCCCGCGACGTATACACGTAAGTCCGCTCCCTATGTGGTTATGTCGTATCTCTCCGAGAACGGCACGGCTGCAGGTGTTACGTGGAATAATATATCCTATCTGGCGTTTAACGGCGCCAGGGTATTGCCCGATGGAACAGTGGATTTTTCAAAAGGAAATCAGAACCAGAATGTGGATGAGCTTGTGGCCAGAGGGCACATCAATGGAGTTCCGGTGTTACTGGGAATTACAGGCAGGCTGTCGGGAATAGATGGATGGTCGCTCTATAACAGCACGGATTTTGGTACGGTAATCAGTGATCCGGTGAAAAGGGCCGCACTGGTCCGGCTAATAGATGACTATGTCACTAACCGAAAGCTGGACGGGGTAGATGTGATGATGACTGACCTGAGCAATGATGATTACAGTATATCAGCGAAAAGCGCGCAGTCGGTGGGACCATTTTTAACGGCTCTTAAATCTGCATTGCCGGCCGGTTCAATTGTTACCATGACAGCTACTACAAATTATATGCATTGGGAATACACGGATCTTTCGGCCGCCGATTGGATCAATGTTCATGCATTCGAAAACGGCGCTACCGTAGGCCCCGGTGCACCAGTAGGGCAGCCCTCTCCTTTTAGCTACATGGTTGATGCTGTCGGTATATGGAGGAATAAGGGCATTCCTGCAAATAAGATTGTTGCGGGCATTCCGGCTTTCGGCCTGCGATATAATCAGCTGGATGCTAATGGCAATAATGCCAGCTGGGGATCGTACGATTATATGACCTTTGCAGCTATTGTTGCTGCCGATGCGCAGGCTCCCCAGAAGGAATATGCAGCTGGTATTGCGAAAGGTGTTTATTATAATGGAATTCCGCTGGTTAATCAAAAGGCCAACTATATTAAAAATAACGGATTTAAGGGTGTCTATGTGTGGGCTGGAGATTACGATGCCACAGGCGAGAATTCGTTGATTGGTGCTATAAGTAAGGTGCTTAAATAG
- a CDS encoding glycosyl hydrolase family 18 protein — translation MRVVRLIIQIICFLPVFTACSKSGTDSPAKGTEKKAYEKGFHIVGYMFSSGNMDTESAKLDFSRITHLNIAFLNPDENGVFAAVPGLAAAAKRAHEHHVKILFSFGGGSAPAHLKDLIKEDKRAKFINELVRVTTTYDLDGVDVDLEGEFIDANYEAFVTGLSAALKLQNKLMTVAVATWNGNSISDKALALFDIINVMSYDQTGPWNKDRPGPHSTYDAAVNDLNYWMTTRSVPAGKLTLGLPFYGYGFGPSIEESFSYGDIVKRFPGSELTDFVEVAGQGTIYYNGIPTIRKKVELALSKKAGGVMIWQLFGDAAGDKSLLKAINSAIPE, via the coding sequence ATGAGAGTAGTCAGATTAATCATACAGATCATTTGTTTTTTGCCGGTTTTTACCGCTTGCAGCAAATCCGGCACAGATTCTCCTGCTAAGGGAACAGAGAAGAAAGCGTATGAAAAAGGCTTTCATATTGTGGGGTATATGTTTAGCAGCGGCAATATGGATACAGAATCAGCAAAGCTCGATTTTAGCAGGATAACTCACCTGAATATTGCCTTTCTGAATCCGGATGAAAATGGTGTGTTTGCTGCGGTGCCGGGTTTAGCTGCGGCTGCGAAACGGGCCCACGAGCATCATGTGAAGATATTGTTCTCCTTCGGAGGAGGCAGCGCTCCGGCTCATTTGAAAGATCTTATCAAGGAAGATAAGCGGGCTAAGTTTATTAATGAGCTTGTCAGGGTCACTACCACCTATGATCTTGATGGCGTAGATGTGGATCTTGAAGGCGAGTTTATAGATGCTAATTATGAAGCGTTTGTTACCGGCCTGTCAGCGGCATTGAAACTCCAGAACAAGCTGATGACGGTAGCTGTAGCGACATGGAATGGTAATTCTATATCCGATAAGGCTCTGGCATTGTTTGACATTATCAATGTTATGTCGTACGATCAGACCGGACCCTGGAATAAGGACCGGCCCGGTCCGCACTCAACATACGATGCCGCAGTAAACGACTTAAACTATTGGATGACCACCCGTTCGGTTCCGGCGGGTAAACTTACCCTGGGCTTGCCCTTTTACGGGTACGGATTCGGTCCGTCGATAGAAGAAAGCTTTTCGTATGGCGATATCGTGAAGAGGTTTCCGGGATCGGAGCTGACGGATTTTGTGGAGGTAGCCGGACAAGGAACCATTTACTATAATGGGATACCTACAATAAGAAAGAAGGTTGAGCTGGCTCTGAGTAAAAAGGCAGGAGGTGTAATGATCTGGCAGTTGTTCGGAGATGCTGCCGGGGATAAGTCACTCCTTAAGGCAATTAATTCGGCAATTCCGGAGTAG
- a CDS encoding sulfite exporter TauE/SafE family protein yields MTIEIVLLCIVSFFAGFIDSIVGGGGLLQTPAMLIILPQYPIATLFGTTKIPSISGTSFAAFRYSRHVRINVRLLAFIITAAFCGAILGAYCISIIDSSAIKPVILALLVATGIYTYSKKNFGLHEEKNHSALRQVITGLIFGFVIGFYDGLIGPGTGTFLILAFISFLGYDFLHSSAYAKYVNVATNLAAIIYFAGTNHILYQFAIPMAIFNLAGSFLGTRLALLRGNRFIRIFFLVVVFGTILRFAYDVFFKG; encoded by the coding sequence ATGACTATTGAAATAGTACTACTTTGCATCGTATCCTTTTTTGCTGGTTTCATTGATTCAATAGTGGGCGGCGGAGGCTTGCTCCAAACCCCGGCAATGCTGATTATCCTGCCCCAATATCCGATAGCCACTCTGTTCGGGACGACCAAGATTCCTTCTATTTCAGGGACGAGCTTTGCGGCATTTCGCTACTCCCGGCACGTCAGGATCAACGTGAGGCTCCTGGCTTTTATTATTACCGCTGCATTCTGCGGCGCAATTCTCGGAGCTTACTGCATCTCCATAATTGACAGCAGCGCTATCAAACCTGTAATACTGGCTCTACTGGTAGCAACAGGTATATACACTTACAGTAAAAAGAATTTTGGGCTGCATGAGGAAAAAAATCATTCGGCCCTGCGCCAGGTTATTACCGGACTGATCTTTGGTTTTGTGATCGGCTTTTACGACGGTTTAATCGGACCAGGTACCGGCACTTTTCTGATACTTGCCTTCATCTCTTTCCTGGGCTATGATTTCCTTCATTCAAGCGCTTATGCCAAATATGTTAATGTAGCAACGAATCTTGCAGCAATAATCTATTTTGCAGGCACCAACCATATTCTGTATCAATTCGCCATTCCTATGGCCATTTTTAACCTCGCAGGCTCCTTTCTGGGCACTCGTCTGGCCTTACTTAGAGGAAACCGGTTTATACGGATATTCTTCCTCGTTGTCGTTTTCGGTACTATCCTGCGCTTCGCCTACGACGTGTTCTTCAAGGGCTAA